One genomic segment of Sphingobacteriales bacterium includes these proteins:
- a CDS encoding FAD-binding oxidoreductase has translation MPIYDYLVVGGSLAGCWLAYYLTQYAQQRVLQVVAPQRPGAASVAAGIVNPITGRHLLLTWRANEILPFAEAAYTEAESFFNSKGLSLPNLAKLWHKRRLIWQITEPQQAEQFHLRSQTLLYAPYIEEITTRPTLPYLPPALAYAQIQAAQANIGVFTQNWLAYQQNKQASIPLVVCEEFNTKDLQLTTTSAIWRGNSIGTVVFCEGHWATENPYFSYLPHAPVKGEALHIKISQAPNLPYIIKGGLQIAPMLTNSAENDIYWCGSTYNWTDLTPEPTEWGLATLQQKLQQTITAPYHIIKHVAAIRPATKQRRPFLGRHPVYPQLAIFNGLGTKGTSLAPFFGHLLCKHLTQNHPLEAEIALPSPP, from the coding sequence TTGCCCATTTACGATTATTTAGTTGTTGGCGGCAGTTTGGCCGGATGTTGGTTAGCCTATTACCTTACCCAGTATGCGCAACAACGGGTTTTACAGGTTGTAGCTCCCCAACGGCCTGGTGCTGCCTCAGTTGCAGCAGGTATTGTAAACCCCATTACTGGCCGCCATTTATTGCTTACTTGGCGAGCCAACGAAATTTTACCTTTTGCCGAAGCAGCCTATACGGAGGCAGAATCTTTTTTTAATTCTAAAGGTCTTAGTTTGCCAAACTTAGCTAAATTATGGCATAAACGCCGTTTAATTTGGCAAATTACTGAACCCCAACAGGCCGAACAATTTCATTTGCGCAGCCAAACTCTGCTTTATGCACCTTATATTGAGGAAATTACAACCCGCCCTACCCTACCCTATTTGCCACCCGCGCTTGCCTACGCACAAATACAAGCAGCACAAGCCAATATAGGCGTATTTACACAAAATTGGTTGGCTTACCAACAAAACAAGCAAGCAAGTATTCCTCTTGTTGTTTGCGAAGAGTTCAATACAAAAGATTTACAACTAACCACTACTTCGGCTATATGGCGAGGCAATTCCATAGGTACAGTTGTTTTTTGCGAAGGGCATTGGGCTACCGAAAATCCATATTTTAGTTATTTGCCCCATGCACCAGTAAAAGGCGAGGCGCTGCATATAAAAATTTCGCAAGCCCCCAACCTGCCCTATATAATTAAAGGTGGTTTGCAAATTGCGCCCATGCTTACCAACTCCGCTGAGAACGATATTTATTGGTGTGGCAGCACCTACAACTGGACAGACCTGACCCCCGAACCAACCGAATGGGGGCTTGCGACCTTACAACAAAAACTACAACAAACCATAACCGCGCCCTATCATATAATAAAACACGTTGCCGCAATAAGGCCGGCAACCAAACAACGCCGCCCTTTTTTAGGCCGGCACCCTGTTTACCCGCAGTTAGCTATTTTTAATGGCTTAGGAACCAAAGGAACTTCGTTGGCACCGTTTTTTGGGCATTTACTTTGTAAACACCTAACGCAAAACCATCCGTTAGAGGCCGAAATTGCCCTACCCTCTCCGCCTTGA
- the pbpC gene encoding penicillin-binding protein 1C → MKTHRLKAALQRIFVFVKARWQQIPEKLRKKIRLTAIVLASFFLGFILLDLLFPFKPKVVYSQIILDAKGTPLHAFLTPDDKWRLRLEAQDITPELKEAFLFKEDKYFYYHFGINPVAIVRAAFNNLLKGRRTSGASTLTMQAARMLQPKQRTVGNKMIEMFRALQLEWHYSKQEILQIYLSLVPYGGNIEGVKSAALLYFKKMPNHLSLAEITALCVIPNRPNSLTLGQNNTEVVEARNKWLKKFAQAHIFPDANINDALNEPLNASRNDAPKLAPHFSIRMKNTYPTKPTIETFLNLQQQQKTEELVTNYIRRLYHQGMRNAAVMVINNQTMQVEAYVGSANFENTDDGGQVDGVRAVRSPGSTLKPYLYALAYDKGLITPKFKISDVPVNYSGYAPVNFDKKFNGMVSIEFALANSLNIPAVKILDTLGKSYFIEQLVKANFKQVALKKDVLGLSVILGGCGARLEELTTLYAAFANQGVYRQPHFVPSDSLEITTPLFSPAAAYGITQVLTQLTRPDFPQQFSAFTNTPRIAWKTGTSYGRKDAWSIGYNAHYTIGVWVGNFSGEGNPDLTGNNIATPLLFYIFNTLDYAPQKDWFVAPPELQYRWVCSVTGLPPDHFCQQQVMDVYIPGVSTGQVCNHLFEVAVNPTETYSYCTACKPIDGFKIKTYPRLLPEIVAYNQANHIPYEAVPEHNPNCERIFNNTAPTISSPVANIDYLLDPADNTEIMLACNVGNDVKNVYWYVNNAFYAQAIAADKLFFKPIEGTNKITCVDDKGRKTDVTIKVAFL, encoded by the coding sequence ATGAAGACGCATCGTTTAAAAGCCGCACTTCAACGCATTTTTGTTTTTGTAAAAGCTCGCTGGCAGCAAATTCCGGAAAAACTCCGGAAAAAAATACGCCTCACAGCCATTGTTTTGGCGAGTTTTTTTTTAGGTTTTATCCTGCTCGATTTGCTGTTTCCCTTTAAACCCAAAGTTGTATATTCGCAAATTATACTTGACGCCAAAGGCACTCCATTGCACGCCTTTTTAACCCCAGACGATAAATGGCGCTTACGCCTTGAGGCGCAAGATATTACACCCGAACTGAAAGAAGCCTTTTTGTTTAAAGAAGATAAATATTTTTATTATCATTTTGGTATTAACCCTGTTGCTATTGTTAGGGCTGCGTTTAATAATTTGCTCAAAGGGCGGCGCACATCGGGGGCAAGCACTCTTACTATGCAAGCGGCACGTATGTTACAACCTAAACAACGCACCGTAGGCAATAAAATGATTGAAATGTTTAGGGCTTTACAATTAGAATGGCATTACTCGAAGCAAGAAATTTTGCAAATTTACCTTAGTTTAGTGCCCTATGGCGGTAATATAGAGGGCGTAAAATCGGCGGCGTTATTGTATTTTAAAAAAATGCCCAACCATTTAAGCTTGGCCGAAATTACTGCTTTGTGTGTAATACCAAATCGCCCAAATTCGCTTACCCTAGGGCAAAATAATACCGAAGTGGTAGAGGCACGCAATAAATGGCTTAAAAAGTTTGCCCAAGCACATATTTTTCCGGATGCAAATATAAACGATGCGTTAAACGAGCCTTTAAATGCTTCGCGCAATGATGCCCCTAAATTAGCACCTCATTTTAGTATCCGGATGAAAAACACTTACCCAACAAAGCCTACTATTGAAACATTTCTTAATTTACAACAGCAACAAAAAACCGAAGAGTTGGTAACAAATTATATCAGAAGATTGTATCACCAAGGAATGCGCAATGCTGCAGTAATGGTTATTAACAACCAAACGATGCAAGTTGAAGCCTATGTGGGGTCGGCCAATTTTGAAAATACCGACGACGGGGGTCAGGTGGACGGTGTTAGGGCAGTGCGGTCGCCGGGCAGTACGTTAAAACCATATTTGTATGCCCTGGCCTACGACAAAGGCTTGATTACCCCTAAGTTTAAAATTAGTGATGTTCCGGTTAATTATTCCGGATATGCACCTGTTAATTTCGACAAAAAGTTTAATGGTATGGTTAGTATTGAGTTTGCTTTGGCTAATTCACTCAATATTCCGGCAGTAAAAATTTTAGACACCCTGGGTAAATCTTATTTTATCGAACAATTAGTAAAAGCTAATTTTAAACAGGTAGCGCTTAAAAAAGATGTGTTGGGTTTGTCGGTTATTTTAGGTGGATGTGGTGCACGCTTAGAAGAGCTAACCACTTTATACGCCGCTTTTGCCAATCAGGGTGTTTACCGGCAGCCCCATTTTGTACCATCTGACAGTTTAGAGATTACTACGCCTTTATTTAGCCCGGCAGCAGCTTACGGCATTACACAAGTGCTAACGCAGCTAACGCGCCCCGATTTTCCGCAGCAGTTTAGCGCCTTTACCAATACGCCACGTATTGCCTGGAAAACCGGCACCAGCTATGGCCGTAAAGATGCCTGGAGTATTGGCTACAACGCGCATTACACCATTGGCGTTTGGGTCGGAAATTTTTCGGGCGAGGGCAACCCCGATTTAACCGGAAACAATATTGCTACGCCTTTGCTGTTTTATATTTTTAATACTTTAGATTATGCGCCTCAAAAAGACTGGTTCGTAGCGCCGCCCGAATTGCAATATCGTTGGGTTTGCTCGGTAACGGGTTTGCCTCCCGACCATTTTTGCCAGCAGCAGGTAATGGATGTATATATTCCCGGCGTTAGTACTGGCCAAGTTTGTAACCATTTATTTGAAGTAGCCGTTAATCCAACCGAAACTTATAGCTACTGTACAGCCTGTAAACCTATTGACGGCTTTAAAATTAAAACCTACCCACGATTACTGCCCGAAATTGTAGCCTATAACCAAGCTAACCATATTCCTTACGAAGCCGTGCCCGAACACAACCCCAATTGCGAGCGAATTTTTAACAATACTGCACCAACCATCAGCTCGCCTGTTGCAAATATTGACTACCTGCTTGACCCTGCCGATAATACCGAAATTATGCTCGCCTGCAACGTAGGCAACGATGTAAAAAATGTGTATTGGTATGTAAACAACGCTTTTTATGCACAAGCCATAGCCGCCGATAAACTTTTTTTTAAACCTATTGAAGGCACTAACAAAATTACCTGCGTTGATGATAAAGGCCGAAAAACAGACGTAACAATAAAAGTGGCATTTTTATAG
- a CDS encoding B12-binding domain-containing radical SAM protein — translation MPFRIVFSHGYFIQLDAKEQPIMRPYPPLGLLYLSAFLQQHGFANEVFDNTFYLPHDFKQYLLKNPPHVLAFNVNLLTKLHILPLVNWIREQPSLQNTIIVLGGPDVTHNTDAYIQAGADAVIYGEGEQTMLALVQALSSGYLPTDPKAMQPISGLVWRNASTGQITQNLPRPALKNIDDLPQANWQAINMHQYIETWKKHHGFSSISVSTQRGCPYTCKWCSTAVFGQSYRRRAPKLVVKELEYLRQNYNMDLIWFVDDVFTVSHKWLQAFANELKAQNFSFAFECITRADRLNTQVLELLHQTGCVKVWIGAESGSQSVINAMDRRVNIGHVQKMLIGAKKLGIKTGTFIMLGYPTETHADIVETVAHLKIANPDFYTITTVYPIKGTPLYTEVAPQNSNFMENWAASSNKELIFKRTYPEKYYYYAIRWVVNEFLFFKLQKTGKTFHPRAVKAKLKAWAAWVGMFFYKQTTS, via the coding sequence ATGCCATTTCGTATTGTTTTTTCGCACGGCTATTTTATACAATTAGATGCCAAAGAACAGCCCATTATGCGGCCTTATCCGCCTTTGGGTTTGCTTTATTTGTCGGCATTTTTGCAGCAACATGGCTTTGCCAACGAAGTGTTTGATAATACGTTTTACTTGCCCCACGATTTTAAGCAGTATTTGCTTAAAAACCCACCTCATGTATTAGCTTTTAATGTTAATTTACTTACCAAACTTCACATTTTACCGCTCGTAAACTGGATTCGCGAACAGCCAAGTTTACAAAATACAATTATAGTTTTGGGTGGCCCCGATGTAACCCATAATACAGATGCCTACATACAAGCAGGCGCTGACGCTGTTATTTACGGCGAAGGCGAACAAACTATGCTGGCCTTAGTACAAGCTTTATCATCCGGATATTTGCCTACCGACCCAAAAGCTATGCAGCCTATATCCGGACTTGTATGGCGCAATGCCTCAACGGGGCAAATAACCCAAAATCTACCCCGCCCCGCCTTAAAAAATATTGACGATTTGCCTCAGGCCAACTGGCAGGCAATAAATATGCACCAATATATTGAAACATGGAAAAAACACCATGGTTTTAGTTCCATATCAGTAAGCACACAACGCGGCTGCCCTTATACATGCAAATGGTGCAGTACCGCCGTTTTTGGGCAATCGTACAGGCGGCGTGCGCCAAAATTAGTAGTAAAGGAGTTGGAATATTTACGGCAAAATTATAATATGGACTTAATTTGGTTTGTTGATGACGTGTTTACCGTTAGCCACAAATGGCTACAAGCATTTGCCAACGAACTTAAAGCCCAAAACTTTAGCTTTGCCTTTGAATGTATTACCCGCGCCGACCGCCTAAACACCCAAGTTTTAGAATTGCTGCATCAAACAGGCTGCGTAAAAGTATGGATAGGTGCTGAGAGTGGCTCGCAGTCAGTAATTAATGCCATGGACAGGCGGGTAAATATTGGGCATGTTCAAAAAATGCTAATCGGTGCCAAAAAATTAGGTATTAAAACAGGCACATTTATAATGCTGGGCTACCCCACCGAAACCCACGCCGATATAGTTGAAACAGTGGCACATTTAAAAATTGCCAACCCCGATTTTTATACCATTACCACTGTTTACCCCATAAAAGGTACGCCGTTATATACCGAAGTTGCGCCTCAAAATTCAAATTTTATGGAAAATTGGGCAGCAAGTTCAAATAAAGAATTGATTTTCAAACGCACTTATCCGGAAAAATATTATTATTACGCCATACGTTGGGTGGTGAATGAGTTTTTATTTTTCAAATTACAAAAAACAGGTAAAACTTTTCATCCAAGGGCTGTAAAGGCAAAACTAAAAGCATGGGCTGCTTGGGTTGGCATGTTTTTTTACAAGCAAACTACTTCTTAA
- a CDS encoding SPOR domain-containing protein has translation MRNDFFKAFVLFALGACFTIVYAQSPNVNTAAANKFKVQVGAFKLIDPAVDTNKINPLRRVGDVYFEPTEQGLTRLIVGYYDSYEAANQICERVKTLGFAEAMVMRYPKPIPANSVLIGKAFEPETPKTTASVPEVKEVLINDTTSNKETLPANINIDNSIKSLNKKPNPVTKTKDEMPVPLANRTNNNDMPSANSDAFNGNTSNQQNTGNGDIWFFVSLVTYKNIEDLANLSELVEYGAIFREKNNQTNSDFKLLFGPFKTFDAAQNWAKYWQQHGYPEAAITSHAENSLVFLDYNMRITPVENTPPANNTTATAPAIAAVTAATFNNNKEGVGQVTLLSKGVADGGNKQTQTKQETPAASTSSKQQQTSGSTIKPATSSALAPAVTFNAITGQVNSGTYQNPNNSNISTFSLPEVNNSNSAIADLNKPASWNFAEMTTTTISAAAAPQVFNAPVAANSTAALQPQGQAFSVLPNDQAKAANFYAANKIGNNSIDIWELETKFKLLNFESLIVNPKMAGQLTQNNELAKTLVGSPIQPSLLPMFSENWYEQSKQAPLTQHFAVGRYEISPMHEGYLVRSHNAAGRNDLYTLFYLDKNQQKFVGYQNIANYMFNNTKTDYAMLLDINNDKAKDIVLGSFDKSLPTANAYTAKVLVWNGLNFKETSVDNPQNLLQKLGLTSIE, from the coding sequence ATGAGGAACGATTTTTTTAAAGCCTTTGTGCTTTTTGCTTTAGGTGCATGTTTTACAATAGTTTACGCACAAAGCCCTAATGTAAATACTGCTGCTGCAAATAAATTTAAAGTACAAGTTGGGGCATTTAAGCTAATTGACCCGGCTGTTGACACTAATAAAATTAACCCCTTACGAAGAGTGGGCGATGTTTATTTTGAACCAACCGAACAAGGTCTGACTCGTTTGATTGTTGGTTATTACGATTCTTATGAAGCGGCAAATCAAATTTGCGAAAGGGTTAAAACATTGGGTTTTGCCGAGGCTATGGTAATGCGTTACCCCAAGCCCATTCCAGCCAATAGCGTTTTAATTGGCAAGGCTTTTGAGCCAGAAACGCCAAAAACAACCGCCTCTGTACCCGAAGTTAAGGAGGTATTAATAAACGATACAACATCTAACAAAGAAACCTTACCTGCAAATATTAACATTGATAATAGCATAAAAAGTTTAAACAAAAAACCAAATCCGGTTACAAAAACCAAAGACGAAATGCCGGTACCTTTGGCAAATCGAACGAATAATAATGACATGCCCTCTGCGAACAGCGATGCCTTTAATGGCAATACATCAAACCAGCAAAATACGGGCAATGGAGATATATGGTTTTTTGTTTCGTTGGTAACATATAAAAATATAGAAGACTTAGCTAATTTGTCAGAATTAGTGGAATATGGAGCGATTTTCCGTGAAAAAAACAACCAAACAAACAGCGATTTTAAACTGTTATTTGGCCCATTTAAAACATTCGATGCAGCTCAAAACTGGGCTAAGTATTGGCAACAACATGGATATCCGGAGGCTGCTATTACCAGCCATGCCGAAAATTCGTTGGTATTTTTAGATTATAACATGAGGATTACACCCGTTGAAAATACTCCTCCTGCAAATAATACAACCGCTACTGCTCCTGCTATCGCTGCAGTTACGGCGGCAACCTTTAACAACAACAAGGAAGGGGTTGGGCAAGTAACGCTGTTAAGTAAGGGTGTTGCTGACGGTGGTAATAAGCAAACACAAACTAAACAAGAAACACCGGCGGCCAGTACAAGTTCTAAACAACAACAAACTTCGGGTTCGACAATTAAACCTGCGACAAGTTCTGCCCTTGCGCCGGCAGTTACGTTTAATGCTATAACCGGACAGGTAAACAGTGGCACTTATCAAAACCCAAACAATAGCAATATCAGTACGTTTTCTCTTCCGGAGGTAAATAATAGTAATAGCGCCATCGCTGATTTGAATAAACCAGCTTCGTGGAATTTTGCCGAAATGACAACAACAACAATATCGGCGGCGGCGGCACCTCAAGTTTTTAATGCACCCGTAGCTGCTAATTCAACTGCCGCCTTGCAACCACAAGGGCAAGCATTTTCTGTATTGCCAAACGACCAAGCTAAAGCAGCCAACTTTTATGCTGCCAATAAAATTGGTAATAATAGTATTGATATTTGGGAATTGGAAACTAAATTTAAACTATTAAATTTTGAGTCGTTGATTGTAAATCCTAAAATGGCCGGACAATTGACACAAAACAACGAGTTGGCAAAAACTTTAGTGGGCAGCCCCATACAGCCCTCGCTATTGCCAATGTTTAGCGAAAATTGGTACGAGCAAAGCAAACAAGCACCGCTAACCCAACATTTTGCTGTTGGCCGTTATGAAATATCGCCCATGCACGAGGGCTACTTAGTGCGAAGCCACAACGCGGCAGGCCGAAATGACCTTTACACCTTATTTTATTTAGATAAAAACCAGCAAAAATTTGTGGGCTATCAAAATATTGCCAACTATATGTTTAATAATACCAAAACCGATTATGCCATGTTGTTAGATATTAATAACGACAAGGCTAAAGATATAGTTTTGGGCAGTTTTGATAAAAGCCTGCCAACTGCCAATGCCTATACGGCAAAAGTATTAGTTTGGAATGGCTTAAACTTTAAAGAAACAAGTGTTGACAACCCTCAAAATTTATTACAAAAATTAGGACTAACCTCAATAGAATAG
- a CDS encoding DUF3127 domain-containing protein translates to MQITATLVQLLPLQTGEGRNGPWKKQEIIVETDGQYPKKICISIWGDKIIESVLQVGHQLTISFDLESREFNGRWYTDVKAWKVEPGNSSNTNTNSQQTSADNSSNEPSIPTDTGDDLPF, encoded by the coding sequence ATGCAAATTACCGCCACTTTAGTTCAGTTATTACCCTTGCAAACGGGCGAAGGCCGCAATGGCCCATGGAAAAAACAAGAAATTATAGTAGAAACTGATGGCCAGTACCCTAAAAAAATATGTATTTCAATTTGGGGGGATAAAATTATCGAATCTGTGCTTCAAGTAGGTCATCAACTAACTATTTCGTTTGACCTTGAAAGCCGTGAATTTAACGGCCGGTGGTACACAGACGTAAAAGCATGGAAAGTTGAGCCAGGCAATAGTAGTAATACCAATACCAACAGCCAACAAACCTCTGCCGACAACAGCTCAAACGAGCCGTCAATACCCACCGATACCGGAGACGATTTGCCCTTCTAA